The Streptomyces spororaveus genome includes a region encoding these proteins:
- a CDS encoding response regulator transcription factor: protein MEQTHTTHQSAAATPGAQRRVLVVEDDHTIAEAIAARLRAEGFQVQTAGDGPSAVAAAESWLPELLVLDIMLPGFDGLEVCRRVQAQRPVPVLMLTARDDETDLLVGLGVGADDYMTKPFSMRELAARVHVLLRRVERATMAAHTPRGATLRLGDLEIDHAQRRVRVQTEDVHLTPTEFDLLVCLAGTPRAVLSREQLLAEVWDWADASGTRTVDSHIKALRRKIGAERIRTVHGVGYALETPAQA, encoded by the coding sequence ATGGAACAGACACACACCACCCATCAGAGCGCCGCGGCGACACCCGGCGCCCAGCGGCGTGTGCTGGTCGTCGAGGACGACCACACCATCGCCGAGGCCATCGCGGCCCGTCTGCGCGCCGAGGGCTTCCAGGTGCAGACCGCGGGCGACGGCCCCTCGGCCGTCGCGGCGGCCGAGAGCTGGCTGCCCGAGCTGCTGGTCCTCGACATCATGCTGCCCGGCTTCGACGGCCTGGAGGTCTGCCGCCGGGTCCAGGCCCAGCGGCCCGTTCCGGTCCTCATGCTCACCGCGCGGGACGACGAGACCGACCTGCTGGTCGGGCTCGGGGTCGGGGCGGACGACTACATGACCAAGCCCTTCTCGATGCGCGAGCTGGCCGCCCGGGTCCACGTACTGCTGCGGCGCGTGGAGCGGGCCACCATGGCCGCGCACACCCCGCGCGGGGCCACCCTGCGCCTGGGCGATCTGGAGATCGACCACGCGCAGCGCCGGGTCCGGGTGCAGACCGAGGACGTGCACCTGACCCCCACCGAGTTCGACCTGCTGGTGTGCCTGGCCGGCACCCCGCGGGCGGTGCTCTCCCGGGAGCAGCTGCTGGCCGAGGTGTGGGACTGGGCCGACGCGTCCGGGACCCGTACCGTCGACAGCCACATCAAGGCCCTGCGCCGCAAGATCGGCGCGGAGCGGATCCGTACGGTCCACGGCGTCGGGTACGCCCTGGAGACCCCGGCCCAGGCGTGA
- a CDS encoding HAMP domain-containing sensor histidine kinase has translation MNGPPNRQRQRPPVGLRPFSPFSIKTKLGTLVVVSVFITTGLLLVALRTDTELRFITVFSVIASMLITQFVAHSLTSPLDEMTRVARAISHGDFTRRVRGAGRRDELGDLAATINLMADDLEAVDRHRKELVANVSHELRTPIAALRAVLENVVDGVSAADPETMRTMLKQTERLGGLVETLLDLSRVDNGVVPLRARRFEVWPYLSGVLKESRLAAAGRPGLLSGSGGHARNDVHLHLDVFPPELWAHADAERLHQVVANLIDNAVKHSPPHGRVTVRARTGDAPGSLVLEVRDEGPGIPEAERHRVFERFNRGSARGGDGGTGLGLAIARWAVELHGGRIGVAESSRGCRILVTLPGSS, from the coding sequence GTGAACGGCCCGCCGAACCGGCAGCGGCAGCGGCCCCCGGTGGGGCTGCGGCCCTTCTCGCCCTTCTCGATCAAGACCAAGCTGGGCACGCTGGTGGTGGTCTCGGTCTTCATCACGACGGGTCTGCTGCTGGTGGCCCTGCGTACCGACACCGAGCTGCGCTTCATCACGGTCTTCTCGGTGATCGCCTCGATGCTGATCACCCAGTTCGTGGCGCACAGCCTGACGTCGCCGCTGGACGAGATGACGAGGGTGGCCCGGGCGATATCCCACGGCGACTTCACCCGGCGGGTGCGCGGGGCGGGACGCCGCGACGAGCTGGGCGACCTGGCCGCCACCATCAATCTGATGGCGGACGACCTGGAGGCCGTGGACCGGCACCGCAAGGAGCTCGTCGCCAATGTCTCGCACGAGCTGCGCACGCCGATCGCGGCCCTGCGCGCGGTGCTGGAGAACGTGGTGGACGGGGTCTCGGCCGCCGATCCGGAGACCATGCGCACGATGCTGAAGCAGACCGAGCGGCTCGGCGGGCTCGTGGAGACCCTGCTGGACCTGTCCCGCGTGGACAACGGCGTGGTCCCGCTGCGCGCCCGCCGCTTCGAGGTGTGGCCGTACCTGTCGGGCGTGCTGAAGGAATCGCGGCTCGCGGCCGCCGGCCGGCCGGGGCTGCTCTCCGGTTCGGGCGGGCACGCCCGCAACGACGTGCACCTGCACCTGGACGTCTTCCCGCCCGAGCTGTGGGCGCACGCGGACGCCGAGCGCCTGCACCAGGTGGTGGCCAACCTGATCGACAACGCGGTGAAGCACAGCCCGCCGCACGGCCGGGTCACGGTCCGGGCCCGGACCGGCGACGCGCCCGGAAGTCTGGTGCTGGAGGTACGGGACGAGGGCCCCGGCATCCCGGAGGCCGAGCGCCACCGGGTCTTCGAGCGGTTCAACCGGGGCAGCGCCCGCGGCGGCGACGGGGGCACCGGACTGGGCCTGGCGATCGCCCGCTGGGCCGTGGAGCTGCACGGAGGGCGGATCGGAGTGGCCGAATCGTCACGCGGCTGCCGCATCCTCGTCACGCTTCCGGGCAGCTCATAG
- a CDS encoding multifunctional oxoglutarate decarboxylase/oxoglutarate dehydrogenase thiamine pyrophosphate-binding subunit/dihydrolipoyllysine-residue succinyltransferase subunit, producing the protein MSPQSPSNSTTTTEAAEGGKNPASGFGANEWLVDEIYQQYLQDPNSVDRAWWDFFADYKPGGAVAPVKSDGPQKAATTDGASAQAATTVTAAPQATDAAATGAARAAASPTPVASTGAAAAAPSPAPVTAPAPAPATPSGAPAVTVTSQAPAAAPAAPAPSSVAPQKAAPATEAPAGPELVTLRGPAAAVAKNMNASLDVPTATSVRAVPVKLLFDNRIVINNHLKRARGGKISFTHLIGYAMVQAIKAMPAMNYSFAEKDGKPTLVKPEHINFGLAIDLVKPNGDRQLVVAGIKKAETLNFFEFWQAYEDIVRRARVGKLTMDDFTGVTVSLTNPGGLGTVHSVPRLMPGQSVIMGVGSMDYPAEFQGTSQDTLNKLGISKVMTLTSTYDHRVIQGAASGEFLRIVANLLLGEEGFYDAVFESLRIPYEPVRWNRDIDASHDDDVTKAARVFELIHSYRVRGHVMADTDPLEYKQRKHPDLDITEHGLTLWDLEREFAVGGFSGKSMMKLRDILGVLRDSYCRTTGVEFMHIQDPKQRRWIQDRIERPHSKPEREEQLRILRRLNAAEAFETFLQTKYVGQKRFSLEGGESVIPLLDAVIDSAAEARLEEVVIGMAHRGRLNVLANIVGKSYAQIFREFEGNLDPKSMHGSGDVKYHLGAEGTFTGLDGEQIKVSLVANPSHLEAVDPVLEGVARAKQDVINKGGTDFTVLPLALHGDAAFAGQGVVAETLNMSQLRGYRTGGTVHVVINNQVGFTAAPESSRSSMYATDVARMIEAPIFHVNGDDPEAVVRVARLAFEFRQAFNKDVVIDLICYRRRGHNESDNPAFTQPLMYDLIDKKRSVRKLYTESLIGRGDITLEEAEQALQDFQGQLEKVFAEVREAATQPAVAAPAAPATSAVFPVAVNTAISQDVVKRIAESQVTIPEGVTVHPRLLPQLQRRAAMIDEGTIDWGMGETLAFGSLLMEGTPVRLSGQDSRRGTFGQRHAVLIDRETGEDYTPLLYLSEDQARYNVYDSLLSEYAAMGFEYGYSLARPDALVLWEAQFGDFVNGAQTVVDEFISSAEQKWGQTSGVTLLLPHGYEGQGPDHSSARPERFLQMCAQDNMTVAMPTLPSNYFHLLRWQVHNPHHKPLIVFTPKSMLRLKAAASKAEEFTTGSFRPVIGDSTVDANAVRKVVFCAGKVYYDLEAEREKRGITDTAIIRIERLYPLAGAELQAEIAKFPNAAKYIWAQEEPANQGAWPFIALNLIDHLDLAVGADVPAGERLRRISRPHGSSPAVGSAKRHQAEQQLLLNEVFEA; encoded by the coding sequence GTGTCGCCACAGTCCCCCAGTAACTCGACCACCACGACCGAAGCAGCAGAGGGCGGGAAGAACCCTGCCTCAGGCTTCGGCGCGAATGAGTGGCTCGTCGACGAGATCTATCAGCAGTACCTCCAGGACCCGAACTCGGTCGACCGGGCCTGGTGGGACTTCTTCGCCGACTACAAGCCGGGTGGCGCTGTCGCTCCGGTGAAGTCGGACGGTCCCCAGAAGGCCGCGACGACGGACGGCGCCTCCGCACAGGCCGCCACCACCGTCACCGCCGCGCCGCAGGCCACCGACGCCGCCGCCACGGGGGCGGCGCGCGCCGCGGCCTCCCCGACTCCCGTCGCGAGCACCGGAGCGGCTGCCGCCGCGCCGAGTCCTGCGCCGGTGACCGCTCCTGCCCCTGCTCCTGCCACCCCCTCTGGTGCCCCTGCTGTGACTGTCACCTCCCAGGCCCCGGCCGCCGCACCGGCCGCGCCCGCCCCCTCCTCCGTAGCCCCGCAGAAGGCCGCGCCCGCCACCGAGGCCCCCGCGGGCCCCGAGCTGGTGACGCTCCGCGGCCCGGCGGCTGCCGTCGCGAAGAACATGAACGCCTCCCTCGACGTGCCGACGGCCACCTCCGTCCGCGCCGTCCCGGTGAAGCTGCTGTTCGACAACCGCATCGTCATCAACAACCACCTCAAGCGCGCCCGGGGCGGGAAGATCTCCTTCACGCACCTGATCGGCTACGCGATGGTGCAGGCGATCAAGGCCATGCCGGCCATGAACTACTCCTTCGCGGAGAAGGACGGCAAGCCGACCCTGGTCAAGCCGGAGCACATCAACTTCGGTCTCGCGATCGACCTGGTGAAGCCCAACGGCGACCGTCAGCTCGTCGTCGCCGGCATCAAGAAGGCCGAGACCCTCAACTTCTTCGAGTTCTGGCAGGCCTACGAGGACATCGTCCGCCGCGCCCGTGTCGGCAAGCTGACGATGGACGACTTCACCGGCGTCACCGTCTCGCTGACCAACCCCGGCGGCCTGGGCACCGTGCACTCCGTGCCCCGCCTGATGCCCGGACAGTCGGTCATCATGGGCGTCGGCTCCATGGACTACCCCGCCGAGTTCCAGGGCACCTCGCAGGACACCCTGAACAAGCTGGGCATCTCCAAGGTCATGACCCTGACCTCGACCTACGACCACCGGGTCATCCAGGGTGCGGCCTCCGGCGAGTTCCTGCGCATCGTCGCGAACCTGCTGCTCGGCGAGGAGGGCTTCTACGACGCCGTCTTCGAGTCGCTGCGCATCCCGTACGAGCCGGTCCGCTGGAACCGCGACATCGACGCCTCGCACGACGACGACGTCACGAAGGCCGCCCGCGTCTTCGAGCTGATCCACTCCTACCGGGTCCGCGGCCACGTCATGGCCGACACCGACCCGCTGGAGTACAAGCAGCGCAAGCACCCCGACCTCGACATCACCGAGCACGGCCTCACCCTGTGGGACCTGGAGCGCGAGTTCGCGGTCGGCGGCTTCTCCGGCAAGTCGATGATGAAGCTCCGCGACATCCTCGGCGTGCTGCGCGACTCGTACTGCCGCACCACCGGCGTCGAGTTCATGCACATCCAGGACCCGAAGCAGCGCCGCTGGATCCAGGACCGCATCGAGCGCCCGCACTCCAAGCCGGAGCGCGAGGAGCAGCTGCGCATCCTGCGCCGCCTGAACGCGGCGGAGGCCTTCGAGACCTTCCTGCAGACGAAGTACGTCGGCCAGAAGCGCTTCTCCCTGGAGGGCGGCGAGTCCGTCATCCCGCTGCTCGACGCCGTCATCGACTCGGCCGCCGAGGCCCGCCTCGAAGAGGTCGTCATCGGCATGGCCCACCGCGGCCGCCTGAACGTCCTGGCGAACATCGTCGGCAAGTCGTACGCGCAGATCTTCCGCGAGTTCGAGGGCAACCTCGACCCGAAGTCCATGCACGGCTCCGGCGACGTCAAGTACCACCTGGGCGCCGAGGGCACCTTCACGGGCCTGGACGGCGAGCAGATCAAGGTCTCGCTCGTCGCGAACCCCTCGCACCTGGAGGCCGTCGACCCGGTCCTGGAGGGTGTCGCCCGCGCCAAGCAGGACGTCATCAACAAGGGCGGCACGGACTTCACGGTCCTGCCCCTCGCGCTCCACGGCGACGCGGCCTTCGCGGGCCAGGGCGTCGTCGCCGAGACCCTGAACATGTCGCAGCTGCGCGGCTACCGCACCGGCGGCACCGTGCACGTGGTCATCAACAACCAGGTCGGCTTCACCGCCGCCCCGGAGTCCTCGCGTTCCTCGATGTACGCGACCGACGTGGCCCGCATGATCGAGGCGCCGATCTTCCACGTGAACGGTGACGACCCGGAGGCCGTGGTCCGCGTCGCGCGGCTCGCCTTCGAGTTCCGCCAGGCGTTCAACAAGGACGTGGTCATCGACCTCATCTGCTACCGCCGCCGCGGCCACAACGAGTCGGACAACCCGGCCTTCACGCAGCCGCTGATGTACGACCTGATCGACAAGAAGCGCTCGGTGCGCAAGCTGTACACCGAGTCCCTCATCGGTCGCGGCGACATCACGCTGGAAGAGGCCGAGCAGGCGCTGCAGGACTTCCAGGGCCAGCTGGAGAAGGTCTTCGCGGAGGTCCGCGAGGCCGCCACGCAGCCCGCGGTCGCCGCGCCGGCCGCTCCGGCCACGTCCGCCGTCTTCCCGGTCGCCGTGAACACCGCGATCTCCCAGGACGTCGTCAAGCGGATCGCCGAGTCCCAGGTCACCATCCCCGAGGGCGTCACCGTCCACCCGCGTCTGCTGCCGCAGCTGCAGCGCCGCGCGGCGATGATCGACGAGGGCACCATCGACTGGGGCATGGGCGAGACCCTCGCCTTCGGCTCGCTGCTGATGGAGGGCACCCCGGTCCGGCTGTCCGGCCAGGACTCGCGCCGCGGCACCTTCGGCCAGCGCCACGCGGTCCTCATCGACCGGGAGACGGGCGAGGACTACACCCCGCTCCTCTACCTGTCGGAGGACCAGGCCCGCTACAACGTCTACGACTCGCTGCTCTCCGAGTACGCGGCCATGGGCTTCGAGTACGGCTACTCGCTGGCCCGCCCGGACGCGCTGGTCCTCTGGGAGGCCCAGTTCGGTGACTTCGTCAACGGCGCGCAGACCGTCGTCGACGAGTTCATCTCCTCGGCCGAGCAGAAGTGGGGCCAGACCTCCGGCGTCACGCTGCTCCTCCCGCACGGCTACGAGGGCCAGGGCCCGGACCACTCGTCCGCCCGCCCGGAGCGCTTCCTCCAGATGTGCGCGCAGGACAACATGACGGTGGCCATGCCCACCCTGCCGTCGAACTACTTCCACCTGCTGCGCTGGCAGGTCCACAACCCGCACCACAAGCCGCTCATCGTCTTCACCCCGAAGTCGATGCTGCGTCTGAAGGCGGCGGCGTCGAAGGCGGAGGAGTTCACCACCGGTTCGTTCCGTCCGGTCATCGGTGACAGCACGGTGGACGCGAACGCGGTCCGCAAGGTCGTCTTCTGCGCCGGCAAGGTCTACTACGACCTGGAGGCCGAGCGCGAGAAGCGCGGCATCACGGACACCGCGATCATCCGCATCGAGCGGCTGTACCCGCTGGCGGGCGCGGAACTCCAGGCGGAGATCGCCAAGTTCCCGAACGCGGCGAAGTACATCTGGGCCCAGGAGGAGCCGGCGAACCAGGGTGCGTGGCCGTTCATCGCGCTGAACCTGATCGACCACCTCGACCTGGCGGTCGGCGCGGACGTCCCGGCAGGCGAGCGCCTGCGGCGCATCTCGCGCCCGCACGGCTCGTCCCCGGCGGTCGGCTCCGCGAAGCGCCACCAGGCGGAGCAGCAGCTCCTGCTGAACGAGGTCTTCGAGGCGTAA
- the fxsT gene encoding FxSxx-COOH system tetratricopeptide repeat protein encodes MTTGSRQDREPAAQQPPQPPQPQRFVISFAGFNRPWAVWIAHRLEEHGHRVALQRWDPQNSPGIDQALDDLARSGSRVLLVLSERYFSAGTHTDEQWNTALRAVTDRHPDRFAAVCLTDAPLPSAVAVLEKTDLWGLDAYEAEYRVLRRLELPTDRIGTDSGRRGPRFPNDPPEIWGRVPRRNPRFTGRNDVIGTLRQALVEAPPGASTVTLLGLSGVGKTQVATEYAYRFASEYDVVWWVPAEDRPTLRERLADLAPALGLPRGAGSYGEQIRAVLEALRRGNPYGRWLMVFDGCDNPDDLIDLLPSGAGDVIITSRNREWAARHTSLVEVPLYARPESITFIRRRALRLTADEADQLAEALEDYPLALDQTAGWLADSPLPVGDYLVLLQHRMDSREAVAVSEDYPLPFPTALAILLNNVRENFPDALALLRLFVFFAPGPVPLRLLREFPADDVPEQLAGLINDQIRWNAALNKLVQFSVVRLEYSDLAVEEGGGGLETVQLHRMVHGIVRENLSEEEAEPLARAVRQVLAAADPGRPSDSRLWPRYAELIPHLATSGVLTSSNPRIQNFLLHCLRYLILAGEYRTCLRLSEETDLIWRALLGEDHPKVRELSYQYGGALRNLGLFRRAETLTRARAAQLTRERGDRDLETLRATSSYGGVLLCIARFEPAREIFEHCLATYRELLGEDDSTTLAAQNNLAATYRLLGRYQDAYDLDLDTLRRRERVLRTHHISTLSSGIACAMGLRLMGRYHEAQTRQEQGVKINTQVLGLEHPQTLRAEHNLGMCLRRSGDIPGAGLRLRTVWERATRVFGVDYPWTLMVASDYATYLREYGDIGEARRISEDVVRGYQSQLGLAHPYSIGTVGNLGLVLRAQGERAAALSLAEQALVGMRGALGDRHPWTLGCALNATGHRNITGRLEDALDLSRETLRTAEQVLGPDHPMSLSAQIALAADLRSVREHEEAAKHEDAGIKGLTRTLGPQHVHTVSAKQQTRPYWDFEPQP; translated from the coding sequence ATGACCACCGGTAGTCGCCAGGACCGTGAACCGGCGGCGCAACAGCCGCCCCAGCCGCCCCAGCCGCAGCGATTCGTCATCAGCTTCGCGGGATTCAACCGCCCCTGGGCGGTGTGGATCGCGCACCGCCTGGAGGAGCACGGCCACCGCGTCGCCCTCCAGCGCTGGGACCCCCAGAACAGCCCCGGCATCGACCAGGCGCTCGACGACCTGGCCCGCTCCGGCAGCCGGGTCCTCCTCGTCCTCAGCGAACGCTACTTCTCCGCCGGCACCCACACCGACGAGCAGTGGAACACCGCCCTGCGCGCCGTCACCGACCGCCACCCCGACCGGTTCGCCGCGGTCTGCCTCACCGACGCCCCGCTGCCCAGCGCCGTCGCCGTACTGGAGAAGACCGACCTGTGGGGCCTGGACGCGTACGAGGCCGAGTACCGCGTGCTGCGCCGCCTGGAGCTGCCCACCGACCGGATCGGCACCGACAGCGGCCGCCGCGGCCCCCGCTTCCCCAACGACCCGCCGGAGATCTGGGGCCGCGTCCCGCGCCGCAACCCGCGCTTCACCGGCCGCAACGACGTCATCGGCACCCTGCGCCAGGCACTGGTCGAGGCCCCGCCCGGCGCGTCCACCGTCACCCTCCTCGGGCTCTCCGGCGTCGGCAAGACCCAGGTCGCCACCGAGTACGCCTACCGTTTCGCCTCCGAGTACGACGTCGTGTGGTGGGTCCCCGCCGAGGACCGGCCCACCCTGCGCGAACGCCTCGCCGACCTGGCCCCCGCGCTCGGGCTGCCGCGCGGCGCGGGCAGCTACGGCGAGCAGATCCGGGCCGTCCTCGAAGCGCTGCGGCGCGGAAACCCGTACGGCCGCTGGCTGATGGTCTTCGACGGCTGCGACAACCCCGACGACCTGATCGACCTGCTGCCCTCCGGCGCCGGCGACGTGATCATCACCTCGCGCAACCGGGAGTGGGCCGCCCGCCACACCAGCCTCGTCGAGGTCCCGCTCTACGCCCGCCCCGAGTCGATCACCTTCATCCGCCGCCGGGCCCTGCGCCTGACCGCCGACGAGGCCGACCAGCTCGCGGAGGCCCTGGAGGACTACCCGCTCGCCCTCGACCAGACCGCCGGCTGGCTCGCCGACTCCCCGCTGCCGGTGGGCGACTACCTCGTCCTGCTCCAGCACCGGATGGACTCCCGCGAGGCCGTCGCCGTCTCCGAGGACTACCCGCTGCCCTTCCCCACCGCCCTCGCCATACTGCTCAACAACGTCCGGGAGAACTTCCCCGACGCCCTCGCCCTGCTGCGGCTGTTCGTCTTCTTCGCCCCCGGCCCGGTGCCGCTGCGCCTGCTGCGCGAATTCCCCGCCGACGACGTGCCCGAACAGCTCGCCGGGCTGATCAACGACCAGATCCGGTGGAACGCCGCCCTCAACAAACTCGTCCAGTTCTCCGTCGTCCGGCTGGAGTACTCCGACCTGGCCGTGGAAGAGGGCGGCGGCGGACTGGAGACCGTACAACTGCACCGCATGGTCCACGGCATCGTCCGCGAGAACCTCTCCGAGGAGGAGGCCGAACCGCTGGCACGCGCCGTACGCCAGGTCCTCGCCGCCGCCGACCCCGGACGGCCCTCCGACTCCCGCCTGTGGCCCCGGTACGCCGAGCTCATCCCGCACCTGGCCACCTCAGGGGTCCTCACCAGCAGCAACCCGCGCATCCAGAACTTCCTGCTGCACTGCCTGCGCTACCTGATCCTCGCCGGCGAGTACCGCACCTGCCTGCGGCTCTCCGAGGAGACCGACCTCATCTGGCGGGCCCTGCTCGGCGAGGACCACCCCAAGGTCCGCGAACTCAGCTACCAGTACGGCGGAGCCCTGCGCAACCTCGGCCTGTTCCGGCGCGCCGAGACCCTCACCCGCGCCCGCGCCGCCCAGCTCACCAGGGAACGCGGCGACCGCGACCTGGAGACCCTGCGCGCCACCAGCTCGTACGGCGGGGTCCTGCTGTGCATCGCCCGCTTCGAACCGGCCCGCGAGATCTTCGAGCACTGCCTGGCCACCTACCGCGAACTGCTCGGCGAGGACGACTCCACCACCCTCGCCGCCCAGAACAACCTGGCCGCCACCTACCGCCTCCTCGGCCGCTACCAGGACGCCTACGACCTCGACCTGGACACCCTGCGCCGCCGCGAACGGGTCCTGCGGACCCATCACATCTCCACGCTGTCCTCCGGGATCGCCTGCGCCATGGGACTGCGGCTGATGGGCCGCTACCACGAGGCCCAGACCCGGCAGGAACAGGGCGTGAAGATCAACACCCAGGTGCTGGGCCTGGAACACCCGCAGACCCTGCGCGCCGAGCACAACCTCGGCATGTGCCTGCGCCGTTCCGGCGACATCCCCGGAGCCGGCCTGCGGCTGCGGACCGTGTGGGAGCGGGCCACCAGGGTCTTCGGCGTCGACTACCCCTGGACCCTGATGGTCGCCTCCGACTACGCCACCTACCTCAGGGAGTACGGGGACATCGGCGAGGCCCGCCGCATCTCCGAGGACGTGGTCCGCGGCTACCAGTCCCAGCTCGGCCTCGCCCACCCGTACAGCATCGGCACGGTCGGCAACCTCGGCCTCGTCCTGCGGGCGCAGGGCGAACGCGCGGCGGCGCTCTCCCTCGCGGAACAGGCGCTGGTCGGCATGCGCGGCGCGCTCGGCGACCGGCACCCCTGGACGCTGGGCTGCGCCCTGAACGCCACCGGGCACCGCAACATCACCGGGCGCCTGGAGGACGCGCTGGACCTGAGCCGGGAGACGCTGCGCACCGCCGAGCAGGTGCTCGGCCCGGACCACCCGATGTCCCTGAGCGCCCAGATCGCCCTGGCGGCGGACCTCCGGTCGGTACGGGAGCACGAGGAGGCGGCGAAACACGAGGACGCCGGCATCAAGGGCCTCACCCGCACCCTGGGCCCGCAACACGTCCACACGGTCTCGGCGAAGCAGCAGACGAGGCCGTACTGGGACTTCGAGCCGCAGCCGTAG
- a CDS encoding aKG-HExxH-type peptide beta-hydroxylase, which produces MWAEETLRRLHAPCGPPPDLGHLGALAVAAALRARIPFSHTLRPLHGRLVLPTLGLLRPDRPGPLALSERSWDPDDPATVPLHALPGGRTALDDLDPYRAPGPAHPAPVRPARRLTPKGHKRWDTQWSGALTLLERYDTIRAEETVQLLRSVVPLAGGSRSSGATLPAAAGSVLARAQAPPALAATLVHEVQHGKLTALTDVLTLHTADGTPRHWAPWRRDPRPLEGLLQGAYAHLALAGYWQRAALYGARGAWAQHARIRAQVAAVLPTLRAHERLTPAGREFTDAMGAAERAMDDLPPPGDQHTAARRAVDRERRAWCEAHPELAPFAQG; this is translated from the coding sequence GTGTGGGCCGAGGAGACCCTGCGCCGGCTGCACGCCCCCTGCGGCCCCCCGCCCGACCTCGGACACCTCGGCGCCCTCGCCGTCGCCGCCGCCCTGCGCGCCCGCATCCCCTTCAGCCACACCCTGCGGCCCCTGCACGGCCGGCTCGTCCTGCCCACCCTCGGGCTGCTGCGCCCGGACCGCCCCGGCCCGCTCGCCCTCTCCGAACGCTCCTGGGACCCCGACGACCCCGCCACCGTGCCCCTGCACGCCCTGCCCGGCGGCCGGACCGCACTCGACGACCTCGACCCCTACCGGGCACCCGGCCCCGCGCACCCGGCCCCCGTCCGCCCCGCCCGCCGACTCACCCCCAAGGGCCACAAGCGGTGGGACACCCAGTGGTCCGGCGCGCTCACCCTGCTCGAGCGCTACGACACCATCCGCGCGGAGGAGACCGTCCAGCTGCTGCGCTCCGTCGTACCGCTGGCCGGCGGCTCCCGGTCCAGCGGCGCCACCCTCCCGGCGGCCGCCGGCTCCGTACTCGCCCGCGCCCAGGCCCCGCCCGCGCTCGCCGCGACCCTCGTCCACGAGGTCCAGCACGGCAAACTGACCGCCCTCACCGACGTCCTGACCCTGCACACCGCCGACGGCACGCCCCGCCACTGGGCGCCCTGGCGCCGCGACCCCCGCCCCCTGGAGGGCCTGCTGCAGGGCGCCTACGCCCACCTGGCCCTCGCCGGGTACTGGCAGCGCGCCGCCCTCTACGGGGCCCGCGGCGCCTGGGCCCAGCACGCCCGGATCCGCGCCCAGGTGGCGGCGGTCCTGCCCACCCTGCGGGCGCACGAGCGACTGACCCCCGCGGGACGGGAGTTCACCGACGCGATGGGGGCCGCCGAACGCGCCATGGACGACCTGCCGCCGCCCGGCGACCAGCACACCGCGGCCCGCCGGGCCGTCGACCGCGAACGCCGCGCCTGGTGCGAGGCACACCCCGAACTCGCCCCGTTCGCACAAGGCTGA